In a genomic window of Pseudomonadota bacterium:
- a CDS encoding PAS domain S-box protein: protein MDLPRILKKYRKQIIEEWVHSLHTATSERYRERPLEELFITVSAAYDASCTVLTINDFSMIDCHIQWITNIRLRGSFSLSEVQNAYEYFRTGLLPVLVRELKGPMLQDVLRKLNGCLFYTITKFSDYFQSLHERQIKNYAQNLEREVEKRTKELAESESKYRVLVEDINDGYFVNQNGKIVFANQAYCDLHGFTSREMIGKPYTELVTPKSLPVVRQLYERRMLGEDSDEMYIYFRRHKDGSSLPTENMVKRIIYRGEHAVAGICRDITERMETEKRIRESERLAHIGKLTTSLAHEIRNPLSSVKMNIQIILKNTVFSGNDKRRMEIIANEISRLEGILNEMLDFARPVRLNLEPASINEVIDSCLEMMEAKIREKNITVVKKYSKKIPLVSVDHEKMEQAIINILLNSVEVLQEKGSIEVVTKQTLRNNKAIKVEISDNGPGISTSDLPYIFDPFFSNKKKGTGLGLSNVKKIIEAHGGVESVNLRKPQGIRFSFTVPFREIN, encoded by the coding sequence ATGGACCTTCCCCGGATCCTGAAGAAATATCGGAAACAGATTATCGAGGAGTGGGTGCATTCCCTGCACACAGCCACCAGTGAGCGCTACAGGGAAAGACCCCTTGAGGAACTGTTTATCACCGTATCCGCAGCCTATGATGCATCCTGTACTGTATTGACAATTAATGATTTTTCCATGATAGACTGCCATATCCAATGGATCACCAATATCCGCCTACGGGGCAGTTTTTCCCTTTCAGAGGTTCAGAATGCCTATGAGTATTTCAGGACAGGTCTTCTCCCTGTGCTTGTAAGGGAACTGAAAGGGCCTATGTTGCAGGATGTTCTCCGGAAATTAAATGGATGTCTGTTTTATACCATAACGAAGTTCAGCGACTATTTTCAATCTTTGCACGAGAGGCAGATAAAGAATTATGCCCAGAACCTTGAAAGAGAGGTGGAGAAAAGGACAAAGGAGCTTGCCGAGTCCGAATCAAAATACCGTGTCCTTGTGGAAGACATAAATGACGGGTATTTTGTAAATCAAAACGGAAAAATAGTGTTTGCAAATCAGGCTTATTGCGATCTGCACGGTTTTACATCTCGTGAAATGATAGGAAAGCCATATACTGAACTGGTAACGCCTAAATCATTGCCTGTGGTGCGGCAACTGTACGAGAGGAGAATGTTAGGCGAAGATTCTGATGAGATGTATATCTATTTCAGACGCCATAAGGACGGAAGCAGTCTGCCGACAGAAAACATGGTAAAGCGCATTATTTATCGGGGTGAACATGCTGTTGCAGGAATCTGCCGGGATATTACCGAACGCATGGAAACAGAAAAAAGGATACGTGAATCAGAACGCCTTGCCCACATCGGAAAACTCACCACTTCACTTGCCCATGAGATAAGGAACCCTCTGTCATCGGTAAAGATGAATATCCAGATAATCTTGAAAAACACGGTATTTAGCGGTAATGACAAGAGACGTATGGAGATAATAGCTAATGAGATATCAAGGCTTGAAGGGATTCTCAATGAAATGCTCGATTTTGCAAGACCGGTCCGGTTGAATCTTGAACCTGCTTCGATAAACGAAGTAATTGACTCCTGTCTTGAAATGATGGAGGCAAAAATCAGGGAAAAAAATATAACTGTTGTTAAAAAATATTCGAAAAAGATTCCTCTTGTTTCAGTGGATCATGAAAAAATGGAACAGGCAATCATTAACATATTGCTTAACTCTGTTGAGGTATTGCAGGAAAAAGGCAGCATAGAAGTCGTGACAAAACAGACGCTGAGAAACAATAAGGCTATAAAAGTAGAAATCTCCGACAACGGACCGGGAATAAGCACATCGGATCTCCCGTATATCTTTGACCCCTTTTTCAGCAACAAGAAGAAGGGTACCGGTCTCGGTCTCTCGAACGTGAAAAAGATAATAGAGGCTCACGGAGGGGTGGAAAGCGTTAATTTGCGAAAACCGCAGGGCATACGCTTCTCCTTCACTGTACCCTTCAGGGAGATTAATTGA
- a CDS encoding acyl CoA:acetate/3-ketoacid CoA transferase, with amino-acid sequence MDKLMSAEQAVKLIKNGDTINIVASGGGFQDADMVYAALEKRFLETGEPKDCTFVHITGVGGRNFLHGEGRESGMGYFAHEGLVKRIVGGHWRWSRVMGKLALDEKIEAYNLPQGVLSLLMREIAAHRVGLITPVGLRTCVDPRVEGGKLNKRAQSEDLVELINIHGRDMLLYKAFPINVCIVRGTTADEDGNISVELEALDLHMLQAAQATFNSGGIIIAQVKRIAKRGTLNPRMVRVPAHMVTAVVQDPNQWQTYNAEYDPGLCGHIKVPVSAIAPLEFGLRKLVARRAALELKAGAVVNLGIGIADGIGNVASEEGVIDDFIFSIEMGIVGGVPTKGVQFGGAWNPECIMSMPSQFDFYHGGGLDFGCLGMGQMDEEGNVNVSRLGTDITGTGGFIDISQNAKNVVFCAPFMNGKPQIEMKDGKLSIIKDGAGRKFLKKVDQITFSGKYATETNQNVVYVTERAVFKLENGKVVLKEIAPGIDLQKDVLAQMDFAPVIADDLKTMDAAIFKPEKMLKNNPDIFTGFPKKHKKY; translated from the coding sequence ATGGACAAGCTCATGTCAGCTGAACAAGCAGTAAAATTAATAAAGAACGGTGACACCATCAATATTGTGGCGTCCGGTGGTGGTTTTCAGGATGCCGATATGGTTTATGCGGCTCTTGAAAAGAGGTTCCTGGAAACAGGTGAGCCCAAAGACTGTACTTTCGTACATATCACAGGCGTCGGCGGTCGGAATTTTTTACACGGCGAGGGCCGCGAATCAGGCATGGGCTATTTCGCCCACGAAGGTCTGGTTAAAAGGATTGTCGGCGGCCATTGGCGCTGGTCAAGGGTAATGGGTAAACTGGCACTGGATGAAAAAATCGAAGCATACAACCTTCCCCAGGGTGTTCTGTCGCTTCTTATGCGCGAAATTGCCGCACACCGGGTTGGACTCATCACACCTGTAGGACTGAGGACCTGCGTGGATCCTCGAGTTGAAGGCGGAAAATTGAACAAGAGGGCCCAGTCAGAAGACCTCGTCGAACTGATCAATATACACGGCCGCGATATGCTTCTTTACAAGGCTTTCCCAATCAATGTTTGTATTGTCCGTGGTACTACTGCTGATGAAGACGGGAACATATCCGTTGAACTGGAAGCGCTCGACCTGCACATGTTGCAGGCAGCACAGGCAACATTCAACAGCGGCGGAATCATCATTGCCCAGGTAAAGCGTATCGCCAAGAGAGGAACCCTGAATCCCCGCATGGTTCGCGTACCGGCTCACATGGTTACTGCAGTTGTTCAGGATCCCAATCAGTGGCAGACATATAATGCGGAATATGATCCGGGCCTCTGCGGTCATATTAAAGTTCCTGTTAGCGCCATTGCCCCCCTTGAATTCGGACTTCGGAAACTGGTTGCACGTAGGGCTGCCCTGGAACTGAAAGCTGGCGCTGTTGTAAATCTGGGAATCGGTATAGCAGACGGTATCGGAAATGTGGCAAGTGAAGAAGGGGTTATCGATGATTTTATCTTCAGTATCGAGATGGGCATCGTCGGCGGAGTGCCGACCAAAGGTGTACAATTCGGTGGAGCATGGAATCCTGAGTGCATTATGAGCATGCCTTCCCAGTTTGATTTCTATCACGGCGGCGGTTTGGATTTTGGATGTCTGGGCATGGGCCAGATGGACGAAGAAGGAAACGTCAATGTGAGCAGGCTCGGCACGGATATTACCGGCACCGGCGGTTTTATTGACATCTCACAAAATGCGAAAAACGTGGTTTTTTGCGCCCCCTTTATGAACGGTAAGCCACAGATCGAGATGAAGGACGGGAAACTTAGCATCATCAAAGATGGCGCCGGTAGAAAATTCCTGAAAAAGGTAGATCAGATTACCTTCAGCGGCAAATATGCCACTGAAACAAATCAGAACGTAGTTTATGTTACCGAGCGGGCTGTCTTCAAACTGGAGAACGGCAAGGTGGTTCTGAAGGAAATCGCTCCGGGCATAGATTTGCAGAAAGATGTTCTTGCACAAATGGATTTTGCCCCTGTAATTGCCGATGATTTGAAGACCATGGATGCTGCCATTTTCAAACCGGAAAAAATGTTGAAAAACAATCCGGACATCTTCACTGGTTTTCCTAAAAAGCATAAAAAGTATTAA
- a CDS encoding phospholipase A — MKMLQGAIQCRRYFSWSPVCSPILFLTSLFLLCGTAMADITDRMAECTKIPDDAARLKCFDDLTGRNIPVKTAVPATKTEDKSSQKIARPSVMSEHWELDTLSRKTSSIIRIHRPNYILPLAYNGSPNREPTLDMDRQARSEHTEAKFQISFKIKLWEDVMNKDVDLWFAYTQLSFWQLYNSTFSSPFRETDYEPELFLNFRTDYNPFGLDLFGLKGRTVNIGIDHQSNGRSRPLSRSWNRIFTNLGFEKDNFNLYVKAWHRLPESSRDDDNPNIEKYLGYGEILGAYYWNKHKFGIMLRNNLRTADNKGAIQLDWGFPFPFIKNDRFCGYIQYFNGYGESLLDYNANSNRISIGVILADWN; from the coding sequence ATGAAAATGTTGCAAGGTGCAATCCAATGCCGGAGATACTTTTCGTGGAGCCCCGTATGCAGCCCGATTCTTTTCCTCACAAGCCTCTTTCTTCTATGCGGCACCGCAATGGCTGACATTACCGACCGCATGGCTGAATGTACAAAAATACCGGATGATGCTGCAAGGTTGAAATGTTTCGATGATCTGACCGGGAGGAATATCCCGGTAAAAACAGCAGTCCCTGCAACAAAAACAGAAGATAAGTCGTCTCAAAAGATTGCCCGGCCTTCGGTAATGTCCGAACATTGGGAATTGGATACCTTGAGCCGGAAAACCTCATCAATTATCAGAATTCATCGGCCTAATTATATTCTGCCGCTTGCATACAATGGATCACCGAATCGTGAGCCTACTCTCGATATGGATAGGCAGGCAAGATCCGAACATACCGAGGCAAAATTTCAGATAAGCTTTAAGATAAAGCTTTGGGAAGATGTGATGAATAAGGATGTGGATCTTTGGTTTGCCTATACCCAGCTTTCTTTCTGGCAGCTATATAACTCAACATTTTCATCCCCTTTTCGTGAAACAGATTATGAACCCGAACTCTTCCTGAATTTCCGTACAGATTACAATCCTTTCGGCCTTGATCTTTTCGGACTGAAGGGGCGTACAGTCAACATAGGCATTGACCATCAATCAAACGGCCGTTCCAGACCGCTTTCACGGAGCTGGAATCGTATTTTTACAAATCTTGGATTTGAGAAAGATAATTTTAATTTATATGTAAAAGCCTGGCACAGACTGCCTGAGAGCTCCCGTGATGACGACAATCCTAATATTGAAAAATATCTGGGGTACGGTGAGATCTTGGGAGCATATTATTGGAATAAACACAAATTCGGCATAATGCTGCGCAACAATCTGCGAACCGCTGACAATAAAGGCGCTATACAGCTTGATTGGGGGTTCCCTTTCCCCTTTATAAAGAACGACCGTTTTTGCGGTTATATACAGTATTTTAACGGCTACGGCGAGAGTCTTCTTGATTATAACGCAAATTCAAATCGCATAAGTATCGGCGTCATACTGGCAGACTGGAATTAA
- a CDS encoding SDR family NAD(P)-dependent oxidoreductase: MKLEGRVALLTAAAGAGIGQAVARTFAREGARVVVTDAHKDRSISVAEALKQEYGIEALGIGCDVTSRNDVERSVNIVLEKFGHIDILFNNAGTNRPVQIVDMSDEEWELVINVSLRGTFYCCRAVLPAMMKQNYGRIVSVTSVAAFRGLKAGHAHYAAAKAGVMAFTRCLAAEAAQFHITANTIAPSFIYNEFIPHIYPEEEIERMYEEIPYPRKGTPQDIANTALFLVTDEGEYVTGQTICVTGGSWMR, from the coding sequence ATGAAACTTGAAGGAAGAGTTGCTTTACTTACAGCAGCAGCCGGCGCAGGCATTGGCCAGGCAGTTGCCAGAACATTCGCCCGGGAAGGCGCCCGCGTTGTAGTGACCGATGCTCATAAAGACCGGTCGATTTCAGTTGCCGAAGCACTCAAGCAAGAATATGGTATTGAAGCCCTCGGCATCGGATGTGATGTAACAAGCCGTAATGATGTGGAACGTTCTGTAAATATTGTGCTTGAGAAATTCGGTCACATAGATATACTCTTCAACAATGCAGGGACAAACCGGCCTGTACAGATAGTGGACATGTCTGACGAGGAATGGGAACTGGTAATAAATGTATCACTGCGTGGAACATTCTATTGCTGCAGAGCAGTCCTGCCTGCCATGATGAAACAGAACTACGGGCGAATCGTGAGCGTCACATCTGTTGCAGCATTCAGGGGACTGAAGGCCGGACATGCCCACTATGCAGCTGCAAAAGCCGGGGTTATGGCATTTACACGATGCCTTGCCGCTGAAGCGGCACAATTCCATATAACTGCGAATACAATTGCGCCGAGTTTTATATATAATGAATTTATTCCCCATATATACCCTGAAGAAGAAATAGAACGGATGTACGAGGAAATACCCTATCCGAGAAAAGGGACGCCACAGGACATTGCGAATACAGCCCTGTTCCTTGTCACCGATGAGGGTGAATATGTTACCGGTCAGACAATATGCGTTACCGGCGGAAGCTGGATGAGATAA
- a CDS encoding PIN domain-containing protein translates to MRIILMIDYENVQGLTLNSLDPGIVEVWFFVGKSQNKIPFELVESTQSFGSALRWIKIEGNGKNNLDFHMIFELGRLSMEKEKAGEIYLLSKDKGFDPVVQYANRLGLKVKRIVNLSQMPASDQGSPKSTHTDAVVINLSKIPAARRPRTKSSLATHLKNTFSGRMDEKDIETIMEQLFIEGKISESNNRLKYDI, encoded by the coding sequence ATGAGAATTATACTTATGATTGACTATGAAAATGTCCAGGGTCTTACATTAAACAGCTTAGACCCGGGTATTGTGGAAGTCTGGTTTTTTGTCGGCAAATCACAAAATAAAATACCTTTTGAACTTGTTGAATCAACACAGTCTTTTGGCAGTGCTTTAAGGTGGATCAAGATCGAGGGTAACGGAAAGAATAATCTCGATTTCCATATGATCTTCGAACTCGGCAGGCTTAGTATGGAAAAAGAAAAAGCAGGAGAGATATACCTTCTCTCGAAAGATAAAGGCTTTGATCCGGTAGTACAGTATGCAAACCGCCTGGGTTTGAAAGTAAAGCGTATAGTCAATCTTTCACAGATGCCTGCCTCTGATCAGGGCTCTCCGAAGTCTACCCACACAGATGCAGTTGTAATAAATCTTTCAAAAATACCTGCTGCCAGAAGGCCCAGAACAAAATCATCGCTGGCAACGCACCTTAAAAATACGTTCTCCGGCCGCATGGATGAAAAAGATATTGAGACAATAATGGAGCAGCTTTTTATTGAAGGTAAGATATCGGAAAGCAATAATCGTTTAAAATATGATATTTGA
- a CDS encoding ATP-binding protein: MINKLSPEELYKRCDPNLFTFNTTNEINDFKGTIGQEKALRAMDFGLTMDSKGFNIFALGESGTGKMSTILALLKEKASQEKVPDDWCYVFNFKNPDAPIVIPLSSGMGLSFQKEMDGFVKILRIEIPKAFESKEYEEQKGKIIEQFQQKQSEYFSKLDEEAKTRGFAVKRGPTGVIIVPLNEKGEMFSKEEFEALDETIRRQMEETGRMLQGQLNDAVRILKETDKIVRDMLAKLEKMIALDIVGPLVEAMKKKYSKNEKMLAYLEDLKEEILSHLDEFKSVGEEQQPTPLSFLKMPQQEVSVTKYAVNMFVNNGENKGAPVVFESNPTYLNLFGRIEYKVTYGMATTDFTLIKAGSVHKANGGYLVINATDLLKNPFSYDALKRALKNREIKVEDILEQYRMISTSTLKPEAIPLNVKVILMGNPQLYYLLYAYDEESRELFKVKADFDSRIDRTTENINKYAAFIAHCQKEEALLPLDRSGVAKIIEFGSRFADHQNKLSVKFSDILDLLRESHYWALKAGSSIIAAEHVSLAVVEGIYRVNRVEERLREMMLEGTLIVDTEGTRIGQVNGLAVLDLGDYSFGKPSRITAKTFAGRAGVVNIERETKMSGKIHEKAIMIISSYLGSKYAVKKPISLSASITFEQLYEMIEGDSATCAELYTLLSSISGAPLKQCFAVTGSMDQNGDVQPIGGVNQKIEGFFELCRMRGLDGSHGVIIPKKNALNLFLKEEVVNAVRDGKFAVYTIDKMEEGLEILTGISAGEINESGEYPEGTINYLVAKRLLEISEALEKKKDKEKEGETAASKDGNDS; this comes from the coding sequence ATGATTAACAAATTAAGCCCGGAAGAACTTTACAAGCGTTGTGACCCAAATCTGTTTACATTCAACACAACAAATGAAATAAATGATTTTAAAGGAACTATCGGTCAGGAAAAGGCGCTGCGAGCCATGGATTTCGGGCTTACCATGGATAGTAAAGGATTTAATATCTTTGCCCTTGGGGAGAGCGGGACAGGAAAAATGTCAACCATCCTGGCCCTGCTGAAAGAGAAAGCTTCACAAGAAAAGGTGCCGGATGACTGGTGCTATGTGTTCAATTTCAAAAACCCGGATGCGCCTATAGTCATCCCTCTCAGCTCAGGCATGGGACTTTCCTTTCAAAAAGAAATGGATGGCTTTGTTAAGATACTAAGGATTGAGATACCAAAGGCTTTCGAATCAAAGGAATATGAAGAACAGAAGGGTAAAATCATTGAACAGTTTCAGCAAAAGCAATCGGAATATTTTTCAAAACTTGACGAAGAAGCAAAGACAAGAGGCTTTGCTGTAAAGAGGGGACCGACAGGCGTTATTATTGTGCCCTTGAATGAAAAGGGCGAGATGTTCTCAAAAGAAGAATTCGAGGCCCTTGATGAAACGATTCGAAGACAGATGGAGGAAACAGGCAGGATGCTCCAGGGACAACTGAATGATGCCGTCAGAATTCTCAAGGAAACGGACAAAATAGTAAGAGATATGCTGGCTAAACTTGAAAAGATGATAGCTCTCGATATTGTGGGGCCTCTTGTTGAGGCAATGAAAAAGAAGTATAGCAAAAACGAGAAAATGCTTGCATACCTTGAGGATTTGAAAGAGGAAATATTATCACACCTTGATGAGTTCAAGTCTGTTGGTGAAGAACAACAGCCAACGCCCCTGTCCTTTTTAAAGATGCCGCAGCAGGAAGTCTCCGTTACAAAGTATGCGGTAAACATGTTCGTAAATAACGGTGAAAACAAAGGTGCTCCTGTTGTTTTTGAAAGCAACCCCACATATCTGAACCTCTTCGGCAGGATAGAATACAAGGTGACCTACGGGATGGCAACAACGGATTTTACTCTCATTAAGGCGGGTTCTGTCCATAAGGCAAACGGTGGTTATCTTGTAATCAATGCCACAGACCTTTTAAAGAACCCGTTCTCTTATGATGCACTGAAGAGAGCGCTTAAGAACAGGGAAATAAAAGTAGAGGATATTCTGGAGCAGTACAGAATGATTAGCACCTCTACCCTGAAACCTGAAGCGATACCTCTTAACGTAAAGGTCATCCTCATGGGTAATCCCCAGTTGTACTACCTCCTTTATGCATATGATGAAGAATCGAGGGAGCTTTTCAAGGTTAAGGCCGACTTTGACAGCAGGATTGACAGAACAACGGAAAATATAAATAAGTATGCTGCATTTATTGCACACTGCCAGAAAGAAGAAGCGCTTCTTCCTCTGGACAGGAGTGGGGTTGCAAAGATTATTGAATTCGGCTCCCGTTTTGCCGACCACCAGAACAAGCTGTCTGTGAAGTTCAGCGATATTCTGGATCTGCTCAGGGAATCACATTACTGGGCTCTTAAAGCAGGCAGCAGCATTATCGCAGCAGAACATGTATCCCTTGCAGTAGTGGAAGGTATTTACCGGGTAAACAGGGTTGAGGAAAGACTACGGGAAATGATGCTTGAAGGAACACTTATCGTGGATACGGAAGGCACCAGGATTGGACAGGTGAATGGTCTTGCCGTGCTTGATCTGGGAGATTACAGTTTCGGAAAACCTTCAAGGATAACTGCCAAGACATTTGCCGGAAGAGCCGGGGTTGTAAACATCGAGCGCGAAACAAAGATGAGCGGCAAAATCCACGAAAAAGCAATCATGATTATATCAAGTTATCTCGGTAGTAAATATGCAGTAAAAAAACCTATCAGTCTTTCGGCATCCATTACTTTTGAGCAGCTCTATGAAATGATAGAAGGCGACAGCGCCACCTGCGCCGAATTATATACCCTTCTTAGCAGTATATCCGGGGCACCCCTGAAACAATGTTTTGCCGTAACCGGCTCAATGGATCAGAATGGTGATGTTCAACCGATAGGCGGCGTAAATCAGAAAATTGAAGGCTTTTTTGAGCTTTGCAGGATGCGCGGGCTTGATGGAAGCCATGGCGTGATAATACCGAAGAAAAATGCTTTAAATCTCTTTCTCAAGGAAGAAGTGGTAAATGCAGTAAGGGACGGGAAATTCGCTGTATACACAATTGATAAAATGGAAGAGGGGCTTGAGATACTTACCGGCATATCTGCCGGTGAAATTAACGAATCCGGGGAATATCCGGAAGGCACTATTAATTACCTTGTTGCAAAGAGACTTCTGGAAATATCTGAGGCACTTGAGAAGAAAAAAGACAAGGAGAAAGAAGGGGAAACGGCTGCTTCGAAGGACGGAAATGATAGTTAG
- a CDS encoding enoyl-CoA hydratase/isomerase family protein: MYDTLHFDLDGTIGTLTLDVPGKLNAHTKKMRQELLHFWRERQNNQDECRVVIMTGKGKAFCSGSDIDEMDDEHRPFYKQNVEELYAFQNQIAEVILMMRRAPQPIVGAIHGWAAGGGFSFALACDVRVADPTTKFLAAYINIGLTAADMGSSFHFPRQVPLGIAAEYLLTGETMDAETAYRYGLVNYIVPEGQVIKKARELADKMVAKSVLGLRMTKEAINQNISASLEAALYLENRNQVLCLGSKPIQNPFKKRDEK; the protein is encoded by the coding sequence ATGTACGATACGCTTCATTTTGACCTGGACGGGACAATAGGAACACTGACATTGGACGTTCCCGGAAAACTGAACGCCCACACGAAAAAAATGCGGCAGGAACTGCTCCATTTCTGGCGCGAACGTCAAAATAATCAGGACGAGTGTCGTGTCGTGATTATGACCGGAAAAGGAAAGGCCTTTTGCTCCGGTTCGGATATCGACGAGATGGACGACGAGCATCGCCCATTCTACAAACAGAATGTGGAGGAACTCTACGCCTTCCAGAACCAGATCGCAGAGGTAATCCTTATGATGCGGCGCGCCCCGCAACCGATTGTCGGTGCCATACACGGATGGGCTGCAGGCGGAGGATTCAGTTTCGCGCTGGCATGTGACGTCAGGGTTGCCGACCCGACAACCAAATTCCTTGCCGCCTATATCAATATCGGATTAACAGCCGCTGATATGGGCAGCAGCTTCCACTTTCCTCGACAGGTACCCCTTGGAATCGCTGCCGAATACCTTCTGACCGGTGAGACGATGGACGCGGAGACTGCCTACCGTTACGGCCTGGTGAATTACATCGTGCCCGAGGGGCAGGTCATAAAGAAAGCACGGGAGCTGGCGGACAAGATGGTTGCCAAGTCGGTCCTGGGTTTACGGATGACCAAAGAGGCGATCAATCAGAATATCTCGGCCAGCCTGGAGGCGGCGCTTTATCTGGAAAACAGGAACCAGGTGCTCTGTCTCGGCTCGAAACCGATCCAGAACCCGTTCAAGAAGCGGGACGAGAAGTAA
- a CDS encoding sigma-54 dependent transcriptional regulator, protein MKRKKILIIDDEHSLLESLDMFLTEKGYAIECATTAAEGFEKSDSFNPDVTILDIHLPDMDGLEVLEKLRRNDKKNIIIITAFHDMDTTIKAVKSGAFEYIPKPIDVEELEKAIARAMKCSSTAHSADATPVPPFVYQEGKIIGKSRVMKEIFKTIGVLSENRVTVLIEGETGTGKELIARAVHYHSPFRNHPLRIINCSAIVGTLLESELFGHEQGSFTGASYTKKGKFELAGEGTIFLDEVGEIPLELQSKLLRFLQEKEFERIGGEKKIKSNARVIAATNRDLWKMVQDGNFREDLYYRLSVATIKLPPLRERKPDIPLLMEYILKKINHELKKGIKKVEQEAARQMLEYDWPGNVRELENVLTHAAINTQGEVILEELITPLLGKRVVKETNEKETSHEQSLQNIEKEYIIKILDRTHWHLGKTCKLLDMSRPTLRNKLKTYGISPNGK, encoded by the coding sequence TTGAAAAGAAAAAAAATCCTCATCATAGATGATGAACATTCTTTGCTTGAATCTCTGGATATGTTTCTTACCGAAAAAGGTTATGCAATAGAATGCGCCACTACAGCGGCAGAGGGTTTTGAAAAAAGCGATTCCTTCAACCCGGACGTGACCATTCTGGATATCCATCTCCCTGATATGGACGGCCTCGAGGTGCTGGAAAAGCTGAGGCGTAATGATAAGAAAAATATAATTATTATAACGGCATTCCATGATATGGATACGACAATAAAAGCGGTAAAATCAGGTGCCTTCGAATATATCCCAAAACCTATAGATGTGGAAGAACTCGAAAAAGCTATCGCCAGGGCAATGAAATGTTCGAGTACTGCTCACAGCGCCGATGCCACACCAGTTCCTCCTTTTGTTTATCAAGAGGGAAAGATCATCGGTAAAAGCAGGGTGATGAAGGAGATTTTTAAAACCATCGGTGTACTCTCAGAAAACAGGGTTACGGTTCTCATAGAGGGTGAGACAGGCACTGGAAAGGAGCTAATAGCACGAGCAGTCCATTACCATAGTCCATTCAGAAATCATCCTCTCCGCATTATTAACTGCTCGGCCATAGTGGGTACGCTACTGGAAAGCGAACTTTTCGGTCATGAGCAGGGGTCTTTTACCGGTGCCTCTTATACCAAAAAGGGGAAATTTGAGCTTGCCGGAGAAGGAACTATCTTTCTCGATGAGGTAGGGGAGATACCCCTTGAACTCCAATCGAAACTCTTACGTTTTCTTCAGGAGAAAGAATTTGAACGTATAGGCGGTGAAAAGAAGATTAAATCGAATGCACGGGTGATTGCGGCAACAAACAGGGATTTATGGAAAATGGTTCAGGACGGCAATTTCAGAGAGGATCTGTATTACAGGCTCAGCGTTGCAACAATAAAGCTCCCTCCTCTGAGAGAACGAAAACCGGATATCCCTCTCTTAATGGAATATATATTGAAGAAGATAAATCATGAGTTAAAGAAGGGTATTAAGAAAGTCGAACAGGAAGCTGCCCGGCAGATGCTGGAATATGACTGGCCCGGCAATGTGAGAGAACTGGAAAATGTCCTTACCCATGCTGCAATAAATACTCAGGGAGAGGTTATCCTGGAGGAGCTTATAACCCCTCTTCTTGGTAAAAGAGTGGTGAAAGAAACAAATGAAAAGGAAACATCACACGAACAAAGCCTTCAGAACATAGAAAAAGAATATATTATAAAAATATTGGACCGCACACACTGGCATCTTGGAAAAACATGCAAACTGCTTGATATGTCCCGTCCGACTCTACGCAACAAGCTCAAAACCTATGGCATCTCCCCCAATGGGAAATGA
- a CDS encoding pyridoxamine 5'-phosphate oxidase family protein, with translation MTYRIKPTETNNEECEGIIKGTYHGVLSFSHESEPYAVPINHAYEDGCFYFHCAVGGKKIDFIKRNPSVVYTIMKYYGTPEDFKSRNNCHGKWESIIAYGNARYVEDEQELQEILNNKFLKYYGKDKREISRSSLLETRVIVMEVKKMTAKRELEPHQNEFYEWEK, from the coding sequence ATGACATATAGAATCAAACCCACAGAAACAAACAATGAAGAGTGTGAAGGCATTATCAAAGGGACATATCACGGAGTGTTGTCATTTAGCCATGAAAGCGAGCCCTATGCCGTACCGATTAACCACGCATATGAAGATGGATGCTTTTACTTTCACTGCGCTGTCGGCGGAAAAAAGATTGATTTCATAAAAAGAAACCCATCTGTTGTGTATACCATTATGAAATATTATGGAACTCCGGAGGATTTTAAAAGCAGGAATAATTGTCATGGGAAATGGGAGAGCATAATAGCCTACGGTAATGCAAGGTATGTTGAGGATGAACAGGAACTTCAGGAAATATTAAATAATAAATTCCTGAAATATTACGGGAAAGACAAACGTGAGATATCGCGTTCGTCCCTCCTGGAAACGAGAGTAATAGTGATGGAAGTAAAGAAGATGACAGCAAAAAGAGAATTGGAACCACATCAAAATGAATTTTATGAATGGGAAAAATAG